In one Nicotiana tomentosiformis chromosome 6, ASM39032v3, whole genome shotgun sequence genomic region, the following are encoded:
- the LOC138894735 gene encoding uncharacterized protein: protein MVEQLEGSLQAHKEKIKRRQEVSLEQFLKTQASFKDYGDEKSYRGNGRGRGRDSYGKGRSNANNFNNEVKIHQTFRGRGRGHKGGRGHGYYQENNGQINVEEKANLVDDKKEEVESTLSMALKEEDKDDCNSWYLDNGASNHMCRCKEKFVEINKTVRGNESFGDTSKIQIEGICMILISCKDGSHKLIQDVYYVPN from the exons atggTAGAGCAATTGGAGGGTTCTTTACAGGCCCATAAAGAAAAGATCAAGAGGAGACAAGAAGTGTCATTGGAGCAATTTCTTAAAACTCAAGCATCCTTCAAAGATTATGGAGATGAAAAGAGCTATCGAGGGAATGGACGGGGACGAGGTCGTGACAGTTATGGAAAAGGAAGAAGCAACGctaacaacttcaacaatgaagttaaaattCACCAGACATTCAGAGGTCGTGGTCGTGGACATAAAGGAGGAAGAGGACAtggctactaccaagaaaataatggacaaat caatgttgaagaaaaagctaaccttgttgacgacaagaaagaagaagttgagtcaACGCTGTCGAtggcactcaaggaagaagacaagGATGATTGCAACTCGTGGTATTTGGATaatggagcaagcaatcatatgtgtagatgcaaagagaagtttgtggagatcaataaaacggtgagaggtaatgagtcctttggagatacctcaaagattcaaattgAAGGGATATGTATGATTCTGATCTCCTGTAAAGATGGTAGTCacaagttaattcaagatgtttattatgtcccaaattaa
- the LOC138894736 gene encoding uncharacterized protein: MRLLLLPHYHPLYVHPSDVLGTFLVFSPFDGSCYGSWRRNVLVTLSIRNKLDFISGTSERPPKGSPLARKWQCCNDLVVSWLTNSMFKEISRSVEYSKFAKDIWIELEERYVKADGARIFELNKELARIFQVSMDIASYFNKI, from the coding sequence ATGCGACTTCTTCTACTCCCCCATTATCACCCCCTCTATGTTCATCCATCAGACGTGCTGGGAACTTTCTTAGTTTTCAGTCCTTTTGATGGAAGCTGTTATGGCAGTTGGAGACGTAATGTCCTAGTTACTTTGTCAATTCGTAACAAACTAGATTTCATTAGTGGTACTTCTGAGAGACCTCCTAAAGGTTCTCCTCTAGCCAGAAAGTGGCAATGCTGCAATGACCTTGTGGTCTCTTGGCTGACTAACTCTATGTTCAAGGAAATATCCAGGAGTGTTGAATACTCTAAGTTTGCTAAAGATATTTGGATTGAGTTAGAAGAGAGGTATGTGAAAGCTGATGGTGCTAGGATCTTTGAGCTAAATAAGGAACTCGCTCGTATTTTTCAAGTGTCCATGGACATAGCATCATATTTCAACAAAATTTAA